A single Xylanimonas cellulosilytica DSM 15894 DNA region contains:
- a CDS encoding alpha/beta fold hydrolase encodes MHLDVDGTRIAYHLRGTEGAPVLVLLHGMGAASDASSWAPVAEDLARDHRLVVPDLRGHGDSGRPGTYTLAEMADDVAALLDRLGVERATVVGHSMGGLVAIALTLARPDLVEALVVEDSPPPRPGDWPPVDVTPPQRPGGPVSYDDEVRPAILRELDRRDPSWARRLGEITVPTLVVGGARSDIDQEALARMARRFAAGRMETIDAGHTIHGEAPDQFLALLRGWLPR; translated from the coding sequence ATGCACCTCGACGTCGACGGAACCCGCATCGCCTACCACCTGCGCGGCACCGAGGGTGCGCCCGTGCTGGTGCTGTTGCACGGCATGGGCGCGGCCAGCGACGCGTCCTCGTGGGCGCCCGTGGCCGAAGACCTCGCACGTGACCACCGGCTGGTGGTGCCCGACCTGCGCGGGCACGGGGACAGCGGGCGTCCCGGCACCTACACGCTCGCCGAGATGGCCGACGACGTCGCTGCCCTCCTCGACCGGCTCGGCGTCGAGCGAGCCACCGTCGTCGGGCACTCCATGGGCGGGCTCGTGGCGATCGCGTTGACGCTCGCGCGGCCCGACCTCGTCGAGGCGCTCGTGGTCGAGGACTCGCCCCCGCCACGCCCGGGTGACTGGCCGCCTGTCGACGTCACGCCGCCGCAGCGCCCCGGCGGGCCTGTGTCCTACGACGACGAGGTGCGGCCCGCGATCCTGCGCGAGCTCGACCGGCGCGACCCGTCCTGGGCGCGGCGTCTCGGCGAGATCACGGTGCCGACGCTGGTGGTCGGGGGAGCGCGCAGCGACATCGACCAGGAGGCGCTCGCCCGGATGGCGCGGCGTTTCGCGGCCGGCCGCATGGAGACCATCGATGCCGGGCACACCATCCACGGCGAGGCCCCGGACCAGTTCCTCGCGCTGCTGCGCGGCTGGCTGCCACGCTGA
- a CDS encoding ABC transporter permease: MTDARTTPTHALTDGTTMTALAVPTSTDRAGGATTLRQLGLIAQWQARRLATWLPLLVVVQVLLSVTTVFGYGLLVGDPPPAAAAYLATGAATVTLVMVGLVMAPQQVAQARTEGSYAWMRTLPVPRWVFLAADLLVWSLVALPGTVLGVVAGAWRFDVDLSISAWIVVAAPLVSLIAATVGYSMATVLPPQVAQLLTQVLVFLVLLFSPISFPAERMPGWLATAHDWLPLEPMADLMRATLMSDAFTMPARSVLVLAAWTAIALFGAGRALTRRT, encoded by the coding sequence ATGACCGACGCCCGCACCACTCCCACGCACGCCCTCACCGACGGGACCACCATGACCGCCCTCGCCGTCCCCACCTCCACCGACCGGGCCGGCGGCGCTACGACGCTGCGGCAGCTCGGGCTCATCGCCCAGTGGCAGGCCCGCCGACTGGCCACCTGGCTGCCGCTGCTCGTCGTCGTCCAGGTGCTGCTGTCCGTCACCACGGTGTTCGGGTACGGCCTCCTGGTCGGCGACCCGCCGCCCGCGGCGGCCGCCTACCTGGCCACCGGTGCCGCGACCGTCACGCTCGTCATGGTCGGGCTGGTCATGGCGCCCCAGCAGGTGGCGCAGGCGCGCACCGAGGGCTCGTACGCGTGGATGCGCACCCTGCCGGTGCCACGCTGGGTGTTTCTCGCGGCCGACCTGCTCGTCTGGTCCCTCGTCGCGCTGCCCGGCACCGTGCTGGGCGTGGTCGCCGGTGCGTGGCGGTTCGACGTGGACCTGTCGATCTCGGCGTGGATCGTCGTGGCCGCTCCCCTGGTCTCCCTGATCGCGGCGACGGTGGGCTACTCGATGGCCACCGTGCTGCCCCCGCAGGTCGCCCAGCTCCTGACCCAGGTGCTGGTCTTCCTGGTGCTGCTGTTCTCGCCGATCTCGTTCCCCGCGGAGCGCATGCCCGGCTGGCTCGCGACCGCGCACGACTGGCTGCCGCTCGAACCCATGGCCGACCTCATGCGCGCCACGCTGATGAGCGACGCGTTCACGATGCCGGCCCGCTCCGTGCTCGTGCTCGCGGCCTGGACGGCGATCGCGCTGTTCGGCGCGGGTCGCGCGCTGACGCGCCGCACCTGA
- a CDS encoding response regulator, which produces MSGADVYPSGPGGLDRDGREVSVLVVDDQDLVRAGFRLILERAGIEVLGEAADGAQAVEQVAALRPDVVLMDVRMPHLDGIEATRRILARAGTAVRVIVLTTFDLDEYVYGAIRAGASGYLLKDVSPRGLVTAVRAVADGEAMLSPAVLTRMLDQYVARPPAGVALPPAIAALTDREREVARNVARGLSNAQIAARLFLSEATVKTYVSRLLTKLGLRDRVQIAVLAYETGLVRVGERAED; this is translated from the coding sequence GTGAGCGGCGCCGACGTGTACCCATCAGGCCCTGGCGGGCTCGACCGTGACGGCCGCGAGGTCAGCGTCCTCGTCGTCGACGACCAGGACCTCGTGCGCGCCGGCTTCCGGCTGATCCTGGAGCGGGCCGGCATCGAGGTGCTCGGGGAGGCCGCCGACGGCGCGCAGGCCGTCGAGCAGGTCGCCGCACTGCGCCCCGACGTCGTCCTCATGGACGTGCGGATGCCGCACCTCGACGGCATCGAGGCGACCCGCCGCATCCTTGCCCGGGCGGGCACCGCCGTGCGCGTCATCGTGCTGACCACGTTCGACCTCGACGAGTACGTCTACGGGGCGATCCGTGCGGGCGCCTCCGGCTATCTGCTCAAGGACGTCTCGCCCCGAGGGCTGGTCACCGCGGTGCGCGCGGTCGCCGACGGGGAGGCGATGCTCTCGCCCGCGGTCCTGACGCGCATGCTCGACCAGTACGTCGCGCGACCTCCCGCCGGGGTCGCCCTGCCGCCGGCGATTGCCGCGCTCACGGATCGTGAGCGGGAGGTGGCGCGCAACGTCGCGCGCGGGCTGTCCAACGCGCAGATCGCCGCGCGCCTGTTCCTCAGCGAGGCCACGGTCAAGACGTACGTCTCCCGGCTGCTCACGAAGCTCGGGCTGCGTGATCGCGTGCAGATCGCCGTGCTCGCGTACGAGACCGGCCTCGTCCGCGTCGGCGAGCGAGCCGAGGACTGA
- a CDS encoding M15 family metallopeptidase → MPQQYPSRSSVHRPDRPLPAPSDAAGEGRGNRAARRLAARTDVRRRRTQRRRAVQTGSVAAVTSAILIAGVTVDHAASSPRGDTPTAAEGVLVVGTRTGAASRDQERGPAYLVEGPAPAALATPVDAAAQALQKAAELVATEARTSPELREEVIGASAVVLELTRRAEAVEGHEVETTDDEDLSAAVETVIHEASESLGADPEAAPEEPEVVTYALERMVAELEAVLALATPATVDVEPAALTPAQVLAEQAAAGVADAERLSRYETATAGYENGRLPMSVLTPLSWATNHRLRPDAAAQLERLNAAFYAEFGHHMHITSSYRSFAGQVAVRRTHGRMAAIPGTSNHGWGVAVDLGSGINRFGTAAHRWMRANAPKFGWELPGWARENGALPEPWHWEFEGVPTPQG, encoded by the coding sequence ATGCCGCAGCAGTACCCGAGCCGTTCCTCGGTGCACCGTCCCGACAGGCCGCTCCCCGCGCCGTCGGACGCCGCCGGCGAAGGACGGGGCAACCGGGCGGCACGCCGTCTGGCAGCCCGCACCGACGTGCGCCGCCGCCGCACCCAGCGCCGCCGCGCGGTGCAGACCGGTTCGGTCGCCGCGGTCACCTCCGCGATCCTCATCGCCGGCGTCACGGTCGACCACGCAGCCTCGTCCCCCCGCGGGGACACCCCCACCGCAGCCGAGGGCGTGCTCGTCGTCGGCACCCGGACCGGCGCGGCCAGCCGCGACCAGGAGCGCGGCCCCGCGTACCTCGTCGAGGGCCCGGCTCCCGCCGCGCTCGCCACCCCCGTCGACGCCGCCGCGCAGGCCCTCCAGAAGGCCGCCGAGCTCGTCGCCACCGAAGCCCGCACCAGCCCGGAGCTGCGCGAAGAGGTGATCGGCGCCTCCGCCGTCGTGCTCGAGCTGACCCGCCGCGCGGAGGCCGTCGAGGGCCACGAGGTCGAGACCACCGACGACGAGGACCTGTCCGCCGCCGTCGAGACCGTCATCCACGAGGCGTCCGAGAGCCTCGGCGCCGACCCGGAAGCCGCCCCCGAAGAGCCCGAGGTCGTCACGTACGCGCTCGAGCGCATGGTCGCCGAGCTCGAGGCGGTGCTGGCGCTCGCCACCCCCGCGACCGTCGACGTCGAGCCCGCCGCCCTGACCCCCGCGCAGGTCCTGGCCGAGCAGGCCGCCGCCGGTGTCGCGGACGCCGAACGGCTCAGCCGGTACGAGACGGCGACGGCCGGCTACGAGAACGGCCGTCTGCCCATGTCGGTGCTCACCCCGCTGTCCTGGGCCACGAACCACCGGCTGCGCCCGGACGCCGCCGCGCAGCTCGAGCGCCTCAACGCCGCGTTCTACGCCGAGTTCGGCCACCACATGCACATCACGAGCTCCTACCGCTCGTTCGCCGGGCAGGTAGCCGTCCGCCGCACCCACGGCCGCATGGCCGCCATCCCCGGCACCTCGAACCACGGCTGGGGCGTCGCCGTCGACCTCGGCTCCGGGATCAACCGGTTCGGCACGGCGGCCCACCGCTGGATGCGCGCCAACGCACCGAAGTTCGGCTGGGAGCTGCCCGGCTGGGCCCGCGAGAACGGGGCCCTGCCGGAGCCGTGGCACTGGGAGTTCGAAGGCGTCCCGACGCCGCAGGGGTGA
- a CDS encoding TetR/AcrR family transcriptional regulator: MTDTEDLRAASRALKDAISGLSRALGQGLADVGADVGREVAAELSDAARELQAELSGAAAATAERGARRSAKAEQTRADLLAAAAKMFAEHGYEAASVADLAKAAGYTKGALYAHFGSKEDLFFALVDEGDVAGDSIVHDELTDILLSLEAYLYALRHPQARPRFQPIAEQQLRNHARRIHAARTGDDGEPTREDIETAMGHAALWAMGGVMAQILPDGWDAPGAFRRLGDRLGGGAPG; this comes from the coding sequence ATGACCGACACCGAGGACCTCCGCGCCGCGTCCCGCGCGCTCAAGGACGCCATCTCCGGCCTGAGCCGCGCGCTGGGGCAAGGGCTCGCCGACGTCGGCGCCGACGTCGGGCGGGAGGTCGCTGCGGAGCTGAGCGATGCCGCGCGCGAGCTGCAGGCGGAGCTGTCCGGTGCGGCGGCAGCGACGGCCGAGCGCGGGGCACGCCGCAGCGCGAAGGCCGAGCAGACGCGCGCCGACCTGCTGGCCGCGGCCGCGAAGATGTTCGCCGAGCACGGGTACGAGGCCGCCTCCGTGGCCGACCTCGCCAAGGCGGCCGGCTACACCAAGGGCGCCCTGTACGCGCACTTCGGCTCGAAGGAGGACCTGTTCTTCGCCCTCGTCGACGAGGGCGACGTCGCCGGGGACTCGATCGTCCACGACGAGCTCACCGACATCCTGCTGTCGCTCGAGGCGTACCTCTACGCCCTGCGCCACCCGCAGGCGCGCCCGAGGTTCCAGCCCATCGCCGAGCAACAGCTGAGGAACCACGCCCGTCGCATCCACGCTGCCCGCACCGGAGACGACGGAGAGCCGACGCGCGAGGACATCGAGACGGCGATGGGCCACGCCGCCCTGTGGGCGATGGGCGGCGTCATGGCGCAGATCCTCCCGGACGGCTGGGACGCTCCCGGCGCGTTCCGCCGCCTCGGCGACCGTCTCGGTGGTGGGGCGCCGGGCTGA
- a CDS encoding sensor histidine kinase — MDRRRGHALQDAALAAVVGGLGLAETWVPFESVFGVGSPVVSTVGIVAAAALLSQRRLRPAASIGVFVVWLALGVATLGELHALFFGQIVPFMVALYSLARHGAPRVAWSGAASAALTLVFADLSMPVLQSFDEIVFHWTVLAVAFAVGWGLRTSEDRAIAAAVRASEAEARSRERTIAAIADERARIARELHDVLAHSVSMMVVQAGAAAEVVEDDPAFARRALESIRATGTESLDEVRRVVSILRAPDDAAGLDPQPGIAGLHGLVEEVRAAGIAVDLAVTGDVEAVPPGLALAVYRIAQESLTNVRKHADATAATVRVECGSDAITVAVIDDGRRTAEQVLEPGHGIIGMRERAGVYGGRLDARRTPDGFAVHAVLPWAAT, encoded by the coding sequence ATGGATCGCCGCCGCGGGCACGCACTGCAGGATGCCGCCCTCGCTGCGGTCGTCGGCGGCCTCGGCCTGGCCGAGACCTGGGTGCCGTTCGAGTCCGTCTTCGGCGTCGGGTCGCCCGTCGTGAGCACGGTCGGCATCGTGGCCGCCGCGGCGCTCCTGTCGCAGCGAAGGCTGCGGCCCGCCGCCTCGATCGGCGTCTTCGTCGTATGGCTGGCACTGGGCGTCGCGACGCTCGGCGAGCTGCACGCGCTCTTCTTCGGGCAGATCGTGCCCTTCATGGTGGCGCTGTACTCGCTCGCACGGCACGGAGCACCGCGGGTCGCGTGGTCCGGCGCGGCGTCCGCCGCCCTCACCCTGGTGTTCGCGGACCTGTCCATGCCGGTGCTACAGAGCTTCGACGAGATCGTCTTCCACTGGACGGTCCTGGCGGTGGCGTTCGCCGTCGGCTGGGGGCTGCGCACCTCCGAGGACCGGGCGATCGCCGCGGCCGTGCGCGCCAGCGAGGCCGAAGCACGGAGCCGCGAGCGCACGATCGCTGCGATCGCCGACGAACGCGCGCGGATCGCCCGCGAGCTGCACGACGTCCTCGCCCACTCCGTGAGCATGATGGTCGTCCAGGCGGGAGCGGCCGCCGAGGTCGTCGAGGACGACCCGGCCTTCGCCCGGCGGGCCCTGGAGTCGATCCGGGCGACGGGCACCGAGTCCCTCGACGAGGTGCGGCGCGTCGTGTCGATCCTGCGTGCGCCCGACGACGCGGCGGGGCTCGATCCGCAGCCAGGGATCGCCGGCCTGCACGGGCTCGTCGAGGAGGTCCGCGCGGCCGGGATCGCCGTCGACCTTGCCGTGACCGGCGACGTCGAGGCCGTCCCGCCCGGGCTGGCGCTCGCCGTGTACCGCATCGCGCAGGAGTCGCTGACGAACGTGCGCAAGCACGCAGACGCCACGGCCGCGACCGTGCGGGTCGAGTGCGGGAGCGACGCCATCACGGTGGCGGTGATCGACGACGGGCGCCGGACCGCAGAGCAGGTGCTCGAGCCGGGGCACGGGATCATCGGGATGCGTGAACGCGCCGGCGTGTACGGCGGGCGGCTGGACGCGCGCCGCACGCCCGACGGGTTCGCGGTGCACGCCGTCCTGCCGTGGGCGGCCACGTGA
- a CDS encoding GyrI-like domain-containing protein — MKVDLKREIPTYSARQGRFDVVTVAPAQFLAIDGHGDPDTSPAYAAALSTLYPVAYACKFLSKNELGRDYVVMPLEALWWADDLVAFTVARDKSRWDWTAMILTPEWIGADHVAAAVAAVGRKGGAPALDLLRLEPLDEGLCVQTLHVGPYDAEGPVLARMHDDVIPSHGLHPTGKHHEVYLGDPRRTAPEKLRTILRQPVAHAT, encoded by the coding sequence ATGAAGGTCGACCTCAAGAGGGAGATCCCCACGTACTCGGCCCGCCAGGGCCGGTTCGACGTCGTGACGGTGGCGCCCGCGCAGTTCCTGGCGATCGACGGCCACGGCGACCCCGACACGTCGCCCGCCTACGCGGCCGCGCTGAGCACGCTGTACCCCGTCGCGTACGCGTGCAAGTTCCTCAGCAAGAACGAGCTCGGCCGCGACTACGTCGTCATGCCGCTCGAAGCGCTGTGGTGGGCCGACGACCTGGTCGCCTTCACCGTCGCGCGCGACAAGTCCCGGTGGGACTGGACGGCGATGATCCTGACCCCCGAGTGGATCGGCGCCGACCACGTGGCCGCGGCCGTCGCCGCGGTCGGGCGCAAGGGCGGCGCACCGGCCCTGGACCTGCTGCGGCTCGAACCGCTCGACGAGGGCCTGTGCGTCCAGACGCTCCACGTCGGCCCGTACGACGCCGAGGGCCCGGTCCTCGCCCGGATGCACGACGACGTGATCCCGTCGCACGGGCTGCACCCCACCGGGAAGCATCACGAGGTCTACCTCGGCGACCCGCGCCGCACCGCCCCCGAGAAGCTGCGCACGATCCTGCGCCAGCCGGTCGCCCACGCCACCTGA